DNA from Phycisphaerae bacterium:
CAGGAAGCGCATACCAGGCTTGATCCGGCCCGACTGGTAGACAAATCGCCAGATGGGGTCATGTTCCTTGCGAACTTTGCGGTAAGCAGTTGCCTTCAGACGTATCTGCTCGATGGGCATGTCGGGCATGGCCACGCCCGCCGCCTCTCGAACATAAGCGGTGACCTCAATCCCCTTGTCGGCCAGGATTCTCTTGGCGACCGCCCCGGCCGCGACGACGGTCGAAGTGTACCGTCCGCTGAAAATGCCTGCCCCGATGGCGTCATCCCAGTGGTCGTACTTCTGATAGGAGGCATACGACGCGTGGCCCGGTCTTGGAGTGCGATTGGTCACCTGATACTGCTCGATGTGCTCGAAGTGTCGATCGAGGTTGGGGATCAGGATCACAAACGGCGTGCCGTTGGTGTGACCGGCGTTCTTGAACCCCGGCATGGTGTCGGCCGCGTTGATGCCGTTGTAGATGATCGGGATGTCCGGCTCGCGGCGAGGCGAGGTCAGCTCGCCCTGACCTGGCTTACGGAGCAACAGGTCCTCATAGATCTGCTCCTCCGTAATGCACAACCCCGGCGGGACCCCCTGAAGATGGATGGTCAAGCCCTCTTGGTAAGAACCGCCCCCCACCGCTACCTTGAACATCGTTCCCAGGTCACAACCCAGCATTGCTTATCTCCTTGCAGTTCCGTTTCTCAGGGACACTCGGACCAGCTCTGACTACCGCCGATTGCCACCCGGCGACGCTGTCAGCAGCCTGCCCGGCTTCGGAACGAGGGCGAGTATAGGAGACTGCTCTGGTATCTCCAAGGGCATCCAAATGCCAATTTGGCGGCTCGTCCGCTATGCCCTCAGCGCCTCTTGCCGCTTGAAATGGTCTTCCAAAACCAAAGCGGCCATGGCCTCAACGACTGGGACGGCACGGGGGCACAGGCAGGGATCATGACGGCCGGTTACCCGGATGGTTACCGGCTCGCCTCTGATGTTAATCGTCTGCTGCTGGTGGGCGATAGAGGAGGTCGGCTTGATCACCGTCCGGAAGACGATCTCATTGCCGTTGGAGATCCCGCCCAGAATACCGCCGGCATTATTGCTCAGAAAACCGTCCGGCGTCATCTGGTCGTTATGCCGGCTGCCGGTCATGTCGGCAGCGGCAAAGCCGGTCCCGAACTCGATGCCCTTGGTCGCCGGGATGGAGAGGATGGCCTTGGCCAGGTCGGCGTCCAGCTTGTCGAACACCGGTTCGCCCAGCCCTACCGGAACGCCCATGATTCGGCATTCGATGATGCCGCCGATGCTGTCGACCTGAGAACGGATCTCATCGACCCGCTTGACCATCAACTCAGCCGCCTCCAGGTCGCAAGCACGCATCGGATTCTTCTCGATCACGTCCAGATCAATCCTCTTGCAGTTAATCCCGCCGGCCCGCAGGGTGTATGCGACGATCCGCACGCCGCGCTTGGCCAGAAGCTGCTTTGCCACGGCCCCGGCTGCCACCCGTCCGACCGTTTCGCGCGCCGAGGCCCGGCCCCCACCGCGATAGTCGCGAATCCCATATTTCTTGAAGTAGGTGTAGTCCGCGTGCCCTGGCCGGAAGAGATCCT
Protein-coding regions in this window:
- a CDS encoding chorismate synthase, whose product is MLGCDLGTMFKVAVGGGSYQEGLTIHLQGVPPGLCITEEQIYEDLLLRKPGQGELTSPRREPDIPIIYNGINAADTMPGFKNAGHTNGTPFVILIPNLDRHFEHIEQYQVTNRTPRPGHASYASYQKYDHWDDAIGAGIFSGRYTSTVVAAGAVAKRILADKGIEVTAYVREAAGVAMPDMPIEQIRLKATAYRKVRKEHDPIWRFVYQSGRIKPGMRFLEKMPVLSEVERMIGSFPKVEMDEKRIRDEHGIHPSLFCPDLATADEMYRKIVEIKDSGDSSGGVVEVVATGVPAGLGEPVFRKLDGEFGRMLSIGAVKAVEIGAGVKVKNMTGSQCNDQLFADGGKVRFGSNNAGGVTGGLTTGQPIVIRLTVKPTPTISKDQHTVDKVTRENAVLKAVTRRDPTLVARIWPVAEAFTALILLDHLMMHVGYQGMWRS
- the aroC gene encoding chorismate synthase gives rise to the protein MAGNSFGQLFRITTFGESHGRAVGVIIDGVPPGFDLDLAAIQAEMDRRRPGQSKVVTHRKEPDTVEIMSGMYEGKTTGVPLMMIVHNSNARPGDYDNIKDLFRPGHADYTYFKKYGIRDYRGGGRASARETVGRVAAGAVAKQLLAKRGVRIVAYTLRAGGINCKRIDLDVIEKNPMRACDLEAAELMVKRVDEIRSQVDSIGGIIECRIMGVPVGLGEPVFDKLDADLAKAILSIPATKGIEFGTGFAAADMTGSRHNDQMTPDGFLSNNAGGILGGISNGNEIVFRTVIKPTSSIAHQQQTINIRGEPVTIRVTGRHDPCLCPRAVPVVEAMAALVLEDHFKRQEALRA